In the genome of Desulfobacterales bacterium, the window GGCGTTGAAGATAGAGTTGTTGATGATGGTACAATTCTTGGACTTGTCGGAAGAATAAAGGGAGCTGAGCTTGCTTTAATAGACGGAGGCGGTCATTGTTGTCAATATACTTTACCTGAAAAGACTAATACGGCTATATTAGACTGGCTTGAAAGAATTGGATATTAAAATTAGTGAATAACTAATAGCTCATAGTGAATAACTTAAAATTACAGATATTTATAAATTGAAGAGCGTAAAATAAAGAGACACATTAATGCCAACTGCATCTGATTTAATTAAAAATTTTAAAAAAATCAAAACATTACCTCATGTTGCTATCAATTTATCCCAATTGATTTCTAAAGAAAATTCAACAATAAAAGAAATTGAAAATATAATTAAGCTTGACCCGACTTTAGTTCTTAGGGTACTCCGTCTTGTAAACAGCCCTTATTATGGGCTTAGACAAAAAGTTGATAATATTTCAAAAGCAGTTATATATATTGGGTTGGAAAATTTGAGAAATATGATTGTAGTTGATGCTTTAAAAGATTTGTTCAAGGATGCAGGCGACGGAGATATTTTTTCAAGGGAAAAATTATGGCTTCATTGCGCTGTTGTCGCGATATGTGGACAAATGATAGCGGAAAGAATTTTTAGAAAAAAAGGAGAAGATTTATTTCTTTGCGGAATTCTTCATGATATAGGCATGATAATAGAAGAGCAGGCTGAGCATGATCTTTTTATAAGTGTAATCAACGCATATAAACCGAATACTAAGACTATTACGGACTATGAAAAGGATATTATAGGAACTGATCATTGTTTAGTTGGAAATCAAGTAATTATTGAATGGAAGCTTCCATTAGAGGTACAGAAAGGTATAAAAGATCATCATAAAGTTTCTCCTGATATAACGCCTGAAAGTATTACAGGCATGATTCAAATATCAGAATACTTGACAGGGAAGCTGCAATACGGAATTATGCCGAATATGACAGTAATGTTATCTCCGTTGCTGCTTAAACATATAAGTGATAATATAGACGAATACAAGGTGCTTTTAAAAGATTTACCAGATGAGCTCTCAAAGGCAAAAGAAATTTATAAATTAGATTAAGGACATCCAAATATGGATATTTCTGTTGATTTTTTTTTTAGTGAATTTGTAAATAAAGATAAAAAGATTATTGATTTTGTATCCTTCCTTAAAAAAAATATTCCTGATGGGATATTTTTTTTCATACCTGAAGATGGAAAAGAAATATCTTCAGATTCTTTTTTTTTATCTGATAATATAAAGAAAACTCTTCTTGTAAAGGCTAAATATACAGACGAACCTGTGTTTGAATTGAATAATGATGGAGTTCAGGTTTTCGCAGTATTTATTGATGATTTTAAAGGCATTCTTGTTTTTTATTTCGTGGATAAAGAGATTAATTTATCGTCAAAATATAACCTTACCTCTATTGTGTTATCCCAGTGTAGAATATTTTTTTTAGAAAAAAGTTTTGCGACTGTTCAAGAGGATATGTCTATTCAAAAAAAACAACTTGAACGTAAGTTTGATGTGCTTCAGGAAAGATATCGTGAAATTTTAGATGATAACCAAAGATGGCATGAAATAATACAGAAGCAAGAGCATGAATACGCCCAAAAACTTGAATTAGAAATAAATGCGCGAACTTCTGAGCTTAAAGAATCTAATAATATGCTTAATACAAAAATATCTGAGATTGAGCTTGCTGAAGAAGCTTTAAAAGAAGCTAAAGATTCTTTGGAGCTTAAAAATAAACAACTCGTTGATGTTAATAAACAGCTCGAAGAAGCTCTTGAAATAGCTAATAAAATGGCAATTGAGGCTGAAATAGCCAATAAGACGAAGAGCGAATTTCTTGCGAACATGAGTCACGAAATCAGGACTCCTTTAAATTGTATCATCGGTATGACTGAACTTTCAATGGATACAAAGCTTGATGATAATCAGAAAGAAATATTTCAAATAATTTCATCAGAAGCTAACAATCTTCTCGGCCTTATAAATGATGTTCTTGATTTTTCTAAGATTGAAGCCGGAAAACTTGAGCTTGAAATGATACCTTTTGATATAAGAATGGTTATAGATGATATAGGAAGCAGTTTTTCTGTTCCTTCAAGACAGAAAGAGCTTGACTTTATTACCTATGTTTCTCCTGAAATACCTTCAAAACTTATTGGAGATCCAGGGAGGATTCGTCAGATTCTCGTTAATCTTGTAGGTAATGCTTTAAAATTTACAGATATAGGAGAAATATTTGTTTCATGTGAGCTTTCAAAGGAAGATGAAGGATATATAATACTTTATTTGAATATATGTGACACAGGCATAGGCATTCCAAAGGAAAAACAAGGTCTGATTTTTGAGAGCTTTACTCAGGCTGATGGTTCCACGTCACGTAAATACGGAGGGACAGGTCTTGGAACTAGCATATCGAAACGCCTTGTAGATATGATGAGAGGAGAAATAGGAGTTGTTAGCTCAGAAGGAAAGGGAAGTACTTTTTGGTTTACGGTAAGATTGAAAAAAAGCCAGGAAGAATTAAAGGCTAAATCTATAAACAATTTAAAAAGTTATAATGCTCTTATAATTGATGATAATTCAACAACTTGTTCTGTTTTAAGAAAGTATCTTGAATATTTAGGATGTAATGTTTTAGATGTTCATTCTTTAAAAGAATCATTAAATGTGCTTAATACTTTTATGCTATCTGAAAATAAAGTTGATTTGATTTTTATTGACAATGAATTTTCAGATATATCTTCTTTTAACATTTTAAAAACAATAAAAGGTATTGAAAGAATATTGATTGTATTCATGCAGTATCCTGGTAGTTTAAGCGATAAATTGGATTTAAGCGATAAATTGGATTTAAGCGGTATAGATTTAAGCATGTTTTTATCTAAGCCTTTAAAATGGTATGCTGTAGAAAAAATATTTAGCGGCTCATTAGAAATTCATAAAACTGTAAAACAATTAAATCAGGATGTTAATTTTGATGGAAAAAGATTTGAAGCTGCAAAAAAGAATATTCGAGTTTTGCTAGTTGAAGATTATCCGACAAACCAGAAAATAGGCATAAAACACCTTGAGAGTGCTGGATATAGTGTAGTCTTAGCTGAAAACGGAAGAATAGCTTCTGATTTTTATAGCAAAGAAAATTTTGATGTTATACTCATGGATATACAAATGCCAGAAATGGATGGTTTTGAAGCTACAAAGGCAATTAGGAATATTGAAAAGGATAGAAATTCTGTGCGCACCCCTATTATTGCTATGACAGCGCACGCTATTAATTCTTATAGGGATATATGTATTAAAGCTGGCATGGATGACTATATTACTAAACCTTTAACAAAAAATGAACTTCTCAATATAGTTGAAAAATGGACGTTTACTCGAGAAAGATCTGAATCTTTAGATGTTATTAAAACGCTGGATAATCAATCTATCAGTGAACAACCGAAAACGAATGATAAACATCGAGAATTTTTGAAAAATGAACCCATGGATATGGAAAAAGCTCTTCAAGAATTTGATTCAGATGTAGATTTTTTTAAGGAAATTGTGCATGAGTTTATAAAAAAAGTAAAATCCCAGACTAAAGAGATGATTGCCGCGATATCAGAAAATAATCCGAAAAAATTAGCTGAATGTGCCCATTCAATAAAAGGCGGGTCAGCGAATCTTACCGCAATGGATCTATCTAAATCAGCCCATGAACTTGAAAAAATAGGAAAGGCTGGCAATATAGATAATGGGCTTGATCTTTTGGAAATATTTAAAAAAGAGTTTAAGCGAT includes:
- a CDS encoding HDOD domain-containing protein, encoding MPTASDLIKNFKKIKTLPHVAINLSQLISKENSTIKEIENIIKLDPTLVLRVLRLVNSPYYGLRQKVDNISKAVIYIGLENLRNMIVVDALKDLFKDAGDGDIFSREKLWLHCAVVAICGQMIAERIFRKKGEDLFLCGILHDIGMIIEEQAEHDLFISVINAYKPNTKTITDYEKDIIGTDHCLVGNQVIIEWKLPLEVQKGIKDHHKVSPDITPESITGMIQISEYLTGKLQYGIMPNMTVMLSPLLLKHISDNIDEYKVLLKDLPDELSKAKEIYKLD
- a CDS encoding response regulator, with protein sequence MDISVDFFFSEFVNKDKKIIDFVSFLKKNIPDGIFFFIPEDGKEISSDSFFLSDNIKKTLLVKAKYTDEPVFELNNDGVQVFAVFIDDFKGILVFYFVDKEINLSSKYNLTSIVLSQCRIFFLEKSFATVQEDMSIQKKQLERKFDVLQERYREILDDNQRWHEIIQKQEHEYAQKLELEINARTSELKESNNMLNTKISEIELAEEALKEAKDSLELKNKQLVDVNKQLEEALEIANKMAIEAEIANKTKSEFLANMSHEIRTPLNCIIGMTELSMDTKLDDNQKEIFQIISSEANNLLGLINDVLDFSKIEAGKLELEMIPFDIRMVIDDIGSSFSVPSRQKELDFITYVSPEIPSKLIGDPGRIRQILVNLVGNALKFTDIGEIFVSCELSKEDEGYIILYLNICDTGIGIPKEKQGLIFESFTQADGSTSRKYGGTGLGTSISKRLVDMMRGEIGVVSSEGKGSTFWFTVRLKKSQEELKAKSINNLKSYNALIIDDNSTTCSVLRKYLEYLGCNVLDVHSLKESLNVLNTFMLSENKVDLIFIDNEFSDISSFNILKTIKGIERILIVFMQYPGSLSDKLDLSDKLDLSGIDLSMFLSKPLKWYAVEKIFSGSLEIHKTVKQLNQDVNFDGKRFEAAKKNIRVLLVEDYPTNQKIGIKHLESAGYSVVLAENGRIASDFYSKENFDVILMDIQMPEMDGFEATKAIRNIEKDRNSVRTPIIAMTAHAINSYRDICIKAGMDDYITKPLTKNELLNIVEKWTFTRERSESLDVIKTLDNQSISEQPKTNDKHREFLKNEPMDMEKALQEFDSDVDFFKEIVHEFIKKVKSQTKEMIAAISENNPKKLAECAHSIKGGSANLTAMDLSKSAHELEKIGKAGNIDNGLDLLEIFKKEFKRFEDYFNIALK